The window CATCCTTTATTGCAGTTAACAAACCcttaattttcttattcaTTGTTATTCCATCCAATGTACaataatcaatatttacatTCTCAGTATTACTATCCAATTGGTTGCAATTACTAATAGAAAATTCCTCTATTCTTTTGCACTCACTTAACATCTCTTCTACAAAATCGTCATCATAAAGCTTTCCTGTATATATTGGGCCACCTATACAATATTTCCCAGAGAAGCATTCTTTGCATTTTAAATCTCCAGGGCTACCTTCATATAAATTTAGATTGAGTTGGCCTGCTTTATACTTTAGTTTATTATAATCCTTGAGGCTATTTACTCCGGAATCTTTGTTTGCCGATGTATTGCTGTGCAATTTTTTCTCTTCATAATCCAAATTATCCACACAATTTTCAGATTTATTTCCTTCCAgatttttctttgtttcTCTCAATCTTTTTTTACAATTATATACTTTTTCTCCAAAGTTAACAATGTGAAAGCTCGGGCAGTTTGTGCATTGAAGTAAAAGTCCAGTTGTAGTTGAAGTATCTTTACAACGAATTGCACTTGTTTTAACCTTAACGAATACTCTGACATAAAAATCAACGCTAATACTTAATAGTGGAATTATACTTTTTTGGTATTTTGCTGCAGTAGTAATAAttgtatttaataataatctcAATGACATTTCGTGCCCATAACTCTTTTTCAATGCATTTCCTCCATACTTATAAAATGTAACCTCAGGAACATTTCCACACAATACCGGCATATCAGTAGCTGTAAAACATGCAAGTCCATCTTCTTCACATGCATGCACTGTCCCATCAATGAATGGCGCGCAAGTTCCATATGGATCGATATCAACTATAGTGAATCCAGAATTAGATGAGTTAGAAGAATTCGAAACTTTTTTCCCACCTCCAAGAAGAGAACTTATAATGCTTTCAATAGAGAACTGAATAGGTGACTTAACTTGTTTAATTAGGCTTGGAGTTGAAAGAGAGAGAAGCTTTCTGGCATCTGCGCAGATACAGGTGTAGTTTTCTGGAGGAATGGAAttcaattcaaaattttgttGCATACGCTCAACAGCTACTGGGTCAATATCACCACATACTACATGGTCTATTTCATGTGAGAGctctttaatatatcttATAGATCTGAGACCAGATGCACCAAGTGGTTCTAAGACAGTAACAGAGAATCTGGAACTACCATCTTCTTTTGATACTATGCTAGTATTAccatttaaatcattagaAGTAAAGTTGTTTtgttcattatttttatcacCTTCACCTTTAATGGCAAAGTTGAGTcttttaaagtatttttcGCTCAAATTCTTTCGTCTTAAAGCCAAAAATGACTTTATTACAATCAAAGAAATGTCTCTATTAAATACCTGAGCAGGATTGTAAAAAATATCATCGTTAGTTTTGTGGATTTTAACTTTTCCTTCATGAATATACTCAGAAGATGAGCCATTCAAATATGAATTAGGGTTTATACAAGACTCGGACATCTTAGCAAATGTTTCTGATCCAGAACAATGCAATTTGAaggttttttttttgatagCCCCTTCTCTTAAATGTTAGTTTTGACCgttaattaataatacttgGGTTGCCGCCGTTCAGCGGCAGTTGTTGtccaaagaaaaaaaaactcaaataaatcaaataaattattccaataatttattCTCGGGAAGTGGTAAATATTTCACTTGTTTGGAAACAGCTTCAGTATGATCATTCCAGTTAGATGTTTCACATGCGGAAAAGTTATTGGTAATTTGTGGCAGCCATGGCTGGTTTTACTACAGAATAATGTACCTGAAGGGTAAGTTGAATAAAAAgtttattcattaatttatattgactataatttttattccTTTGATCATTTTAGAGAAGCTCTTGATAAGCTAGGATTAAGAAGGTACTGTTGTAGAAGAATGATTCTTACACATGCAGACTTGATTGAAAAACTTATGGCATATAACATTCATGAGAGGAAAACTATGATGAATTAGACTAATCGgtttttctaaataattctttaattaactCTAGTAAATATTCAGCAGGGCTAACTTTAACAAGAGCCATAGTACAATTAGctattatataaattctAATTAAGTAatcaacatttttttttcgaattttgaattatattattacaatGTAATTTAAATAGATACCTTTAAACATTCCGTAAATACTTCAAagatattataaaataCTATAACTCTAATATACTGAGAAtatctaatttatttgaaactaTCTAATAAGATTTAGTCACTGAACCTTCTGATAATAAATGGAAGAATTTTAAATCCTGCCCATGCAACTGCAATAAATTCGAAAAATTCAactttgataaattttAGTTTTAGGGTTTAAGAATTTATATCTTACCTGTTAAGAAACGtattttaaaaatcaactcctttttcaatatttctgTTGGTGATTCTAGATTTATTAAGATTAGTCGCGAATTATAATTCAACACACACATTACCTTTTGATTCTTTGCTTAAGTTAAACATGTTATACTGCAAAAACCACGCCTCTTATTTTATCAAGTTGGCTTCTTGCCCTTTATACTGAATGGTAAATAAAGGACAAAGCgtcaaattttttataaatagGGTActtcaaaaagaatttaactAATGGTTTACCGCCCAAACTAGGCGCCAACAGGTTATAATAAACAGGGGGAACCCTCTAAAAGAGAGAAGGGTCAAGAAATAATCAACCGATTTGGTTGcaatgaaaaataatagttGAGCTTTCAATGCATACCATTAATtagaattatattaattatattcagTAGAAGAACATGTGTGTGTAGACATATTTGGATAGAAGTGGGGGATATTGTAACAAAGGTATTATGCAGATTCTACAGTAGAAATTAGCAAGTCCACAAGTAAAGATCTTAGGTAGGATtcaaaagttaattttgATGAGAAACTAACTTCCAGTTGCAAATAAAGAACTTTTAAACTTTTTCATGCAGAAGGGAGGGGTAAACCATTAAAATACCAAGCAAAAGGTACCGGTAAAAATAACTGAATAATGAATTGGTGTCTCATAAGTGCGGTAAAATGGGaacaatttaaaattaactAGAGTGAGtcaaatttaatagaaagtaaaaaaagaaCACAGAAACGTTAAATTTCGAGAAATGTCAGTTATAGGTCTTGACATAGGAACTATAAATGCAGTGGTTGCGACAATTAATAGAGGGGCTGTAACCATTGTGAGAAATGAACTCTCAGAAAGAACGACTCCAATATTGGTTGGTTATACTGACACTGAACGTTTAATTGGCGAGCCGGCTTTGACAAAAATGAAATCAAACTACAGAAACACTTGTAGGTATATGAAACCCTTGATTGGTATGCTCCCAAATAACGTGGTAGAGACGGAGAAACTTTATTCATTGGCGGAAATCACAACATGCGAAAACGGTAACATTGGGTTCAGAGTAAACTATAAGGGCAATCAACAAGTAGTTTCCTTGACTAGTGTTTATGCATCTTTTCTCAAGCGTCTCAAGGAAAACACTGAGAAGAGTACAGGCCAATCTGTTAGAGATTTGGTTATTAGCATTCCAGGATATTATGATAACGTTGCAAGACAAAATGTATTAGATGCTTTACATATTGCAGGGATCAATTGTTTGAGACTTATGAACGAGGAAAGTGCAGTTGCTCTTGATTATGGCATATTCAGATCTAACAATTTTgcagaaaatgaaaatgttATCGTAGCCTTCATAAGTTGTGGGGCGGGATACTTTTTTGTTTCCATTGTGAGATTTACTAAAGGCAAGTTTGACATTCTTGCAACAGTTTATGAGAACAGAATTAGTGGGCGTTTAATGGACTACGCTATTATGGAATTTGCTGCTAGAGACTTTAACCAGAAGTATAAGACTGACCTATTAAAAGACCCAAAAGCTAGGTTAAAATTAGAGGATTCTGCAACAAAATGCAAGAAGATTCTAAGTGCTAACCAGGAGGCAGCCTTCGTAACAGAATGCGTCGACGGTGAAAACGATATTAGTATGATGATTGAGAGAAAAACATTCGAAGAGCTTTGCTCTAATATGAGCGGATATATTAACAACATGGTTGATTCTGCGCTAAAGCAAGCTGGAATTAAGATTGAAGATATCTCTTCAATTGAGATAATCGGCGGTTGTAGTAGAATCCCATGGGTTCAACGCGCAATTGGGGCAGCCTTTAATGATAAGGAGCTTTGTAAGACTTTAAATGCTGATGAAACGGTTGCAAGAGGCTGTGCTCTTCAAGCTGCTATGTTATCTCCAGTTATCAAAGTACGTGAATTCAATATGACTGAAAGATTCGCTTATGAAGTTCTTTTGTTTTGGCAAAACTCTGCTGGATCCTCAGATTTCAAATCAGCAACTCTCTTTTCACTTGGAAGCGACTTGAATGTTTTAAAGAATTCCACATTTTCCAAAACTGAACCATTCGAGATTGCACTCAGATATGCACCAAATTCACATACAAATAATCTTGATCTTGGAAGATACCTTGTTGATCTCCCTCCTCAACAAGATTCGAAAGTCAAGCTTTACATTAGACTAGATAAGAATGGAATTGTCTGTCTGGAAAAAGTTGAACAGATTAAAGAGGAAGTAGTAATGGAGAGTGCTCCCACACCAACTCCGGCATCAGGAAATCCTGAAGACTCCAACTCTAATGACGCGCAATCAAATGAGTCTAAACCTGAAGAACAGCCAGCTGCCCCCCAACCTACAATGAAGACAAGGATTAAAAGGACTAATGTACCATTCAAACAGATTGGTGAATTACAAGGATATTTGAGCGAGGAGTCAAAGGCTAAGTTCAAGGATGGAGAAGCCCGTATGAGTACAGAAGACTTGCTGATTCATTTAACACGTGAAAAACTGAATGAATTAGAGTCATATGTATTTGATATGCGCTCTAAAATCTCACCTGGAGGcaatttaaatcaatatgCAGAGAAGCAATCAATTGAGAACTTCTTAGGGTTCTTGGCACAGGCAGAGAACTGGATCTATGATAACTATGAAAGCACAAAAGAGATCTTTGAAAAGAAGCTAGAGGAACTTAAAGTATATGGAGACCCGATTGAGATGAGATACCAAGAGTCTCTTCAATTAGAGGAGATTCAATCCTATATGAATTCAATGTTTGAGCATTTCCAGAAGGTATGCACAAATGTGGACATGGAATTTACTCCAGAAAGCAAACAGCAAGTAATGGATGGTTTGAATCAAAGATATCAGGAATTTAGTGAAGCTATCAGAAagaattttgaagataGAAACAAGTTTGAAAACCTGATTGTTTCTTTAGACTCTCTGAGGCAAATGTGCGATGAAGCCAAGAAATATTGCAACgataatttaattccaaTCCCGAAGGTAACTGAACCAACAAATAATGGAGGTGAAAAGATGGACGATTCTAAGCCATGTGCAGAACCAGGAAACAATGGTGATGTACAGATGGAGGGAGATAACAACGGAGCTCAGGGGGCTGGAGAAACCTCAGAAATCTCGCAAGAGTCAGAGATGAAAGATAATTAGAGagatttcttcaaattgaACTTTTCTAATTACATTGATTAGAATTAGGCGGAGCTAGATTAGAGTTAAATGAAcgctttttttttcaaagatAGAAAGGAACTCTTTTGCTTTGTCTAGTATGAGTTAgtgatatttcaaataaattaatattaataaaatttaactCTAAACTTTcctattttttaaaagcATATCTCCTTAACATGTTAGATTCTCTACTTAGCGTTACTGCataaattgcatgcatttgTTTTGCGCACCGGTAAAGCAGAGATTTGATATGAGGAAAACTTTTACAAGCCAAAATGATTAAATAAGGAAACATTTATTGCTggttcaaatattaatgagtttagaattctttctttcaaCTATTTGATAACTAATTTAGTTACAAATCACACTAAGAAAAATTTCTGTATAATAGaaagataaaaaaagaaatatttgttacataatataatattaacctttaaatataataaatttggagggataataattttatctgaatagaaataaaatctAGTCTGATAATGCCATTATGTCATTCAGACTGCGTATATGATGCCTCTTGTTTATATTTAGAGTGATTATCAGCCACTTTGGGCTTGGAGGCAGTTATACATTGATTCTGAGAATATAAGTACGGAGGTAGAGGCGGAGGAACCTTCTTACCATTTCTATATCTTGGGCGGTTTCTATCATACTTCATATAGCATGCATTACAGcaaatttgtttttcaaCATATGTAGTGGGTGGAATATTACTTGATGGACTTGTTTCAGGTGTAGACGAGATCTGATCTGACTGAGTGTTGAACGCATGGTTAGATTCTTGTTTTAGAGATATCGAATGTTCATCTTTATTGCTTGAATATAGTTCTCCCAAATTAAGAAATCTCCACTGTGAAGTTTGAGTAGTTCCGCAAACAATACAAATAGCAGAGCTCTTGtcaatttttcttcttcctccaatatttgatttaatgGATTTTCTAGGCTTTTCAGCCTTTCTACTTTCTTGTCTGAGACCTATTTTAGATACCCAATCCCCTAGTGTGTTGGAGATCTCGAATCCTCcatcaaaattattgagTGACTTTctagaatttgaagattgTGATTTACTAATAGGCGAAAGAATTGAGGGAATTGTCTGGGAAGAGTGAATTGGGGAGCTATTCACTGAAATACTACTGCTGCTCACTCCACCCGTAAAATTGACAGATGGTATATTTAATCGGCTTTCTGAGCCTCCAATAAAATTGGCTGTAGGAGTCAAATTAGCACCTACAGCCCCCCCATTACACGGAATTTGAGATAGCGATGCCAATGATACCATATTTGGAGCCTGAGATCCTCCATTTTGTAACTCAAATAGGTTAAAAGGCATAACTGTGGATCCAGTTCCAGATCCAGTTACAGTTACAGTTCCAGCCCCAGCCCCAGTCCCAGTCCCAGATCCAGATCCAGTTCCAGTTCCAATTCCAATTCCAATTCCAGTTCCAGATCCCGGCCTAGATCCCTGTCCAGTTAAtgcattattattacctTGCCAACCAAGATACATTTGTCTAAGTAATGGATTAAAACATCCTGCTGTTGTACCTGCTATTCCGTATCCACCAGCTAAAATTGGAGAATACATAGCCATGGCCATTTGATTGTATAATGCTAACTGTTGATAATAAGCATTCATAGTGTTATTCCACTCTATCTGAGATCCAGGATAAGGAAATAAGCTATTTGACGAATCTACTTTCGATTTTAAACTCCCTTCATCTACACTGAATGAATTGAAACTATTCGAGTTATTACTCTGAGAGTTATTGACTAAGCTTGGAGGAAGCAGTTGAGCACCTGTTGCTGGGCTACATGAAGAAAATCCAGCTCCTAATCCTGTATTATTAGAAGTTGATCCTCCATTTGGGAAGTAACTATTTGAAGCcatttctttattcttCATCTCagtaatttttgaaaatattgaataaaagtTACTCAGGTTTGAATATGCGTCATCTCTTTCATTTACTATATTGCATCCTGGTGACGAATTCGCACTAATAAACATAGTAGGAGGACTATCAGGAACATTCTGAGATGCCAGCTTGCCAGTTGTTGAGTAGATAAGCATAGGATCTTGCGCCAAATCTGAAGCTTTGACATTACTCATCTCGGGAATTGCCTCTTTGGATATTAGATTTGTGCTGAATGACATTTGgattaattcttttaaagtTTTGAATAACTAATATACTCTATTAAATAACTGATAGTTAATTGGCCAAAgccaaattatttttattaatttctgatATGCACTgctttattttatatattccTTAGTTTCCCCGTCTAATTATCAGTGCATTTTACTTTCATTCGTGacctttctttttttttgttgcTACTGACTGAAAAAGAAGCCCTTAGAAACAACTTCCTCACTCCAACCAGATACCAGAAATCTGCTCAACTCACCTTATCAATTTGCTAAAACCTTGACTCACTTTTTCGatactttttttctattctGTTACCTTGATCTTTATAACTTTTGCATCACaaagatttaattataGTACTTAACCACTTTATACTCACTAAAGCCTTGAATTTTACCTCTTCATATAATGATATATTTGCAGGCTAATTATCATTACAATCTCCCTTGATAATCTTTTTCTACTTTTTTCTAATGATCTGTAATCTAAAATTATACCGTTACTTgcaattaatgattttaacGTCTTGCCTCTTGTCGAGAAGCTAAGGCGCCAACACTGCTCGATATGATGTTTGTATGGGATTTCGCGATGGGTAAAAAAttatacaatttttttttagttaATTTTCCTCTAAAAAGTACATTTTAGAGCCGATTATAGTGGATTATGATAGCTTTAGTTTCTAGTTCTTGCATTTTCTTCATaaagaattcatttttttttttaagatattaattataagCATACAAGTTATTAAAGACAACTCgacaatatttttttgtgaCTTATTAGTAAACTTATAAATAGTTAATCCTATTTCGGATTTGGTCTTTTATAATGAATTACTCCATCTTACtaatgataattattattcgCATGCATTATATGTGTGAGCCaatcatttaaatcattaacCAAAGACTATAGTAAAAGTgacttaaaaaaaattaggaATATTTTTGGTGCTTACAGCTATACATGATCTTTTGTTTATCTGTTGTTCTTTacattattaaatcatcTTCAAGCCTGctcaaaattataaaatttgattaatagtaaataCTACAGAATATGTATAGAAGCTCAGTTGGATACGCATACAAACGAGTTATGTGcattatttagaaaataaataaaagttaCTTTATTAATGTGTAGAGTAGAATAAACCgagagaaaaaaaacttttAGTTTAAAATTAAcctttcaaattattaaactaTTAACATCAAAACTTTCCTCCTACTGATAGTTTGGTCTACTATTCTTTTCTACTCTTATTTCTTCCCACCATGAAGGCTGTGCAACTTCAACCGGAGGATcctaaaatttttttattcattagTAATAGATCCTTGAATATCAACTACCCAACTATTTTGGAAGTTCTACTTAACTTACCCTACAACAACCGAGTATcttaaataaaaacaaagGATCAAAGTTCATTCTCTTCAAGCTGTTTTACTGCAATTAATTCACTTGTTGAACTCTGTGGGGTTCTCACAATGtttgattaattttcaGAGGTAAATTGATTTGGCGGCACGTCCAAAGTAAgtttagtttttttttagtacCTATTTTAACGTAGAATTGATAATGcaacaattattaaaaattacgTATTGAACTTAATAGAAAGTTTTGATAACGAAATACTGAAATGGTAACAGAAACTTTAAATAACGAGTCAAAACATGCAAATAGATCTTAGTAGAATTCTAGAAATAAGTGAAAAACCTAAACTTTAGATTAAAGGTAGTATTATGTATTCCGGGAATacataataaataaaaggTCATCCATCCTCTCTTTTCCCTTCCTGCAATATCTCTTGCCAAATTTTCCTTGTATCTTAAGAATTGCCTTTCCCGTAAATTAGAAATccttttttgattttttcattatacttttcattcttaagttgaaaaaaataatataatagtaataatacCTTCCTTATAAGATGGTGAGAAAAATTTTATCGTTTCTTAATATAATTACAATAGAATAGTAATAACAGCACCACTATAGTGAGATCAATATTGCATTTGTGCATACAATGTAAATTCAGATATTCTTATCTTGCGAATATTAAGCACTACTTCGACAGCTTGGTCTCTTTCTATCCCTTCTATTTTTCCTCTCTACTCATTAAAATGAGATTAGTAAACATTCTAATATAAACAAAGAAAGTCAAAAGCATCGTGTAATAAAGATTCTCTACTATTCATGAGGTTTAATAATTGAGGCAAGGAATCTCATTGTAATGCTTTATTGTTCCAAACTTTCAGAATTTACCTCTTCCTTTGGATTCTCACTTGCATTGCAGCACATTGAAGTTATTGAGAAACCATCGTGATGCGATGCTTCAATAGCCTCAGGCTTTATTGGAATAATATCCTTCGGCATGCTTAGAGGAGCAGCGCCTAAGACTGCCATTGGAATACATTGTTGAACTGGATAAGTGACAATAGGTGTTTGATCCATTGGACCTAATGTGTCAACATTGACGACTTCTTTAGATTCAAGTCCTCTAATTAGATTCTGAGCTCCAGAAGGAAGTGAATCAATATCAACAACTCCAGCAGCAGCTTCACATCCACATAATGAGATCTGGTGTGGTGCTAAGTTAACCTGCTGAGGTGCACCGGTTACCAAATTATATACAGCCTGTTGTTGTAACATAAAGAATTCTTGAGTATACATTTCTTGAGTTTGAATAGTAGGTGTAAGAATCCATTGGTTTTGTAAATATGTCATCATTAATGGATTTCCTGGAGACATTGGTAAAGGATCCCACAATTGTCTTTGCAAGTTCATTTGTCTCTCGAAGCTCTGCATACGTTCTAGGCTTGGTTCCTGGTTGGAGTCAATACCATCCATTGCCTCACGGTATGGTGTAATCATCCTATCAATTTCCATCTCGCCAACTAAAACTCTTCtttcttctaataaatCTGCATTAACCCTCATCCACATTGCATGGAAGTCAGCCTGTGATAATTCTGCGGGATTCATCAAGTGAACATCCAtctctctctctctcttTCCAAATTCAACATCAACAGGTACTGGTTTGATAATATCTTCATACACAAAATAGGGAACTTCTCTTACACATTCCACCTCGTATACTTCCTCAGTCATCTTAAACTTTGGAACTACTCGCTTTCTTACTGGAATTGGAACAAAATGATCACGGAATTCCAAAACTGGAACATGGACTGGAACAACAAAGGGCTTTGGGACCATGTATGGCACGGGAAGCTCAATCAAAGATGGAACAGCGTCTCCTACTGCAACTCTTGTGATGCTAACAACAGTGTTTTCATCGATCTCAATAGGGTTTGGTGGGAAAATTGGGAGTGATTCAGGGGCGTTAATAAAAGGTTTTTCTGGTTCCTCTACATATGTCACCTTTTCTACAATCTTCTCAACTGTTTTATACTCGACAACAGGTTTGGTTACAACCTTCTCAACAATCTCCTCTTTTGGAACGTATTTAACGTTATACCTCACAACGGGATCCTCGATAATTTTTTCCACTGTCTTAATTACTGGAACCTCCACAACTTTCTCTCTATATTCAGGAACTATACGTGGAACTGTTCTCACTACTTCCTTAACTTCAACATCTGGTACTACAGTTTCTACCAACTTAACTAAAGGTATTCCTCCCTCAGCTACGCCACTTGTCGAGCTTTCTTCCGGGATTTGGAGCGATGGAACCACATATCGCTGCTCCTGAACTTCATCTTCAGCAAAGCGAGCATGGTGCTCACGTCCCGAGGTCTGACCTGAACGCTCACTATTACTCATcttaattctatttttcCCTTGTCCTCTTATATCTCTTATTCTCTCCTgctatttttttaatacatGTATTAGACATAGACATAATGAATTTCCATATAGCACACAAACTCTACGTCATgctttattaaatttttgatcCCAATTATCTCacaattaaataaagagCACTTTACCGCCATGTCTTGTATATGatctttaaaattatttcgGAAATAGCTAAAATTGTTATTGgagtttaataataaacacTTGTTACCTGATTCATTAGTTATTCTTAGAATTGTTGTGTCAAATGTAATGTTtagtattttctttatccttctgaatttttttttcctattATTGCAACTTTGATTCCCTGTTTCTAGACAACATTATGACAGAGGATTATACAAGAATAGCATAATTCgaaattctaaaaatatAGATATTCTTTCAGCGAGATAAATCTGCAAATCCTATACGAGAGTGCCATCAGTTATGGCCACTTCCTCTTGCTTCTAAACCTAACGTTTCTTAATCATGCACCTGTAACATAGAGCTAAAAACGTATCAAAGAgctatattattaataatattaactattcaattcaatattaacaaCACTCAAACGGAGAATCAAATTTTCTCTATTGCATGCAAGAGTTGTCCATGCAAAAATGTTGCATGTGGGATGGCgctattttaaataatctGCCTGCTTTAATGATATATTAAAcatttagaaataaataagaaGGAGAATTATTGTGTTAggaattaattcatttctCAAACTAATAGCTGTAATAATCTAacaataactttttttacACTCAATGTTGCACTTTATTTTGATCCATCActtatatttcaataattattgaaaaatataaatttacttTGTTGTAGACGAGACGTGAAGAACTGTGATAGCATGTGCGTAcgtatatattataaagtAATATATGATGTATGATAATGtaagtaatattatatatataatcaATTGAATAGTATAATAAATGCGATAATCTgattaatagaaaatcagaaaatattaGCGGTATTTGAGTAGGAGAAAAGCAAAACAATAAGTTTTAAGGCTTGAATTAAAGATCGTGTGcgaagaaaaaaataattaggGGGAAAATTCCAACTTTATATTGAATTAggtaattattatatatttagaaaataataattgataatagaaattaaagatgCCAGCAAAGAAGAATAATGGTGGACAAACCGATAGAGATTCAGAATCAGGATTAACTGATCGTCAATCTAATAAAGTTGAAAGTAACATAGTTGAAGTGCCAGAATTGCATTTCcatgaaaaatattcagCTGTGAATATCCCTGTGGTACAGGAGAAGATTAGATATGAAACAAAGGAGGTGATTCAAG is drawn from Cryptosporidium parvum Iowa II chromosome 4, whole genome shotgun sequence and contains these coding sequences:
- a CDS encoding Trm1p. N2,N2-dimethylguanosine tRNA methyltransferase; this encodes MSESCINPNSYLNGSSSEYIHEGKVKIHKTNDDIFYNPAQVFNRDISLIVIKSFLALRRKNLSEKYFKRLNFAIKGEGDKNNEQNNFTSNDLNGNTSIVSKEDGSSRFSVTVLEPLGASGLRSIRYIKELSHEIDHVVCGDIDPVAVERMQQNFELNSIPPENYTCICADARKLLSLSTPSLIKQVKSPIQFSIESIISSLLGGGKKVSNSSNSSNSGFTIVDIDPYGTCAPFIDGTVHACEEDGLACFTATDMPVLCGNVPEVTFYKYGGNALKKSYGHEMSLRLLLNTIITTAAKYQKSIIPLLSISVDFYVRVFVKVKTSAIRCKDTSTTTGLLLQCTNCPSFHIVNFGEKVYNCKKRLRETKKNLEGNKSENCVDNLDYEEKKLHSNTSANKDSGVNSLKDYNKLKYKAGQLNLNLYEGSPGDLKCKECFSGKYCIGGPIYTGKLYDDDFVEEMLSECKRIEEFSISNCNQLDSNTENVNIDYCTLDGITMNKKIKGLLTAIKDELKDCVLHYHIPSLCNFLGIEMIRPLLFHSALRHLGYKSSHFHRDPLSLKTNAPNKVVMDILRSWAILNPSKNKKNNNFLDVQVTTENIKFDIHPDVLLESKANYGPRWLPNPEANWGPISRPKNSGQH
- a CDS encoding DNA-directed RNA polymerases I, II, and III 8.3 kda polypeptide, whose product is MIIPVRCFTCGKVIGNLWQPWLVLLQNNVPEGEALDKLGLRRYCCRRMILTHADLIEKLMAYNIHERKTMMN
- a CDS encoding heat shock 105kD; heat shock 105kD alpha; heat shock 105kD beta; heat shock 105kDa protein 1 produces the protein MSVIGLDIGTINAVVATINRGAVTIVRNELSERTTPILVGYTDTERLIGEPALTKMKSNYRNTCRYMKPLIGMLPNNVVETEKLYSLAEITTCENGNIGFRVNYKGNQQVVSLTSVYASFLKRLKENTEKSTGQSVRDLVISIPGYYDNVARQNVLDALHIAGINCLRLMNEESAVALDYGIFRSNNFAENENVIVAFISCGAGYFFVSIVRFTKGKFDILATVYENRISGRLMDYAIMEFAARDFNQKYKTDLLKDPKARLKLEDSATKCKKILSANQEAAFVTECVDGENDISMMIERKTFEELCSNMSGYINNMVDSALKQAGIKIEDISSIEIIGGCSRIPWVQRAIGAAFNDKELCKTLNADETVARGCALQAAMLSPVIKVREFNMTERFAYEVLLFWQNSAGSSDFKSATLFSLGSDLNVLKNSTFSKTEPFEIALRYAPNSHTNNLDLGRYLVDLPPQQDSKVKLYIRLDKNGIVCLEKVEQIKEEVVMESAPTPTPASGNPEDSNSNDAQSNESKPEEQPAAPQPTMKTRIKRTNVPFKQIGELQGYLSEESKAKFKDGEARMSTEDLLIHLTREKLNELESYVFDMRSKISPGGNLNQYAEKQSIENFLGFLAQAENWIYDNYESTKEIFEKKLEELKVYGDPIEMRYQESLQLEEIQSYMNSMFEHFQKVCTNVDMEFTPESKQQVMDGLNQRYQEFSEAIRKNFEDRNKFENLIVSLDSLRQMCDEAKKYCNDNLIPIPKVTEPTNNGGEKMDDSKPCAEPGNNGDVQMEGDNNGAQGAGETSEISQESEMKDN
- a CDS encoding hypothetical protein (transcripts identified by EST); its protein translation is MSFSTNLISKEAIPEMSNVKASDLAQDPMLIYSTTGKLASQNVPDSPPTMFISANSSPGCNIVNERDDAYSNLSNFYSIFSKITEMKNKEMASNSYFPNGGSTSNNTGLGAGFSSCSPATGAQLLPPSLVNNSQSNNSNSFNSFSVDEGSLKSKVDSSNSLFPYPGSQIEWNNTMNAYYQQLALYNQMAMAMYSPILAGGYGIAGTTAGCFNPLLRQMYLGWQGNNNALTGQGSRPGSGTGIGIGIGTGTGSGSGTGTGAGAGTVTVTGSGTGSTVMPFNLFELQNGGSQAPNMVSLASLSQIPCNGGAVGANLTPTANFIGGSESRLNIPSVNFTGGVSSSSISVNSSPIHSSQTIPSILSPISKSQSSNSRKSLNNFDGGFEISNTLGDWVSKIGLRQESRKAEKPRKSIKSNIGGRRKIDKSSAICIVCGTTQTSQWRFLNLGELYSSNKDEHSISLKQESNHAFNTQSDQISSTPETSPSSNIPPTTYVEKQICCNACYMKYDRNRPRYRNGKKVPPPLPPYLYSQNQCITASKPKVADNHSKYKQEASYTQSE